A genomic window from Solanum stenotomum isolate F172 chromosome 10, ASM1918654v1, whole genome shotgun sequence includes:
- the LOC125878371 gene encoding probable LRR receptor-like serine/threonine-protein kinase At1g12460 has product MRKLGTFVHCVVLVWCLCLLELELVSPITEKEILLQFKGNISSDPFNSLASWDPNGTPCSDFSGVFCNSVGNVVKIVLWNTSLGGVLSPALAELKSLRILTLFGNQFTGNIPAEYGGIDSLWKINFSSNAFSGSIPEFLGDLPNIRFLDLSRNVYSGEIPVSLFMNCNKTRFISLSHNNLSGPIPASIGNCQSLEGIDLSFNGLSGSLPSQICDIPGLVYLSVRSNALSGLVQEQVSPCQRLELLDLGSNDFSGLAPFGVLELVNLTYFNVSSNGFEGEIVNSGTCSQRLEVLDVSRNIFFGEIPLSISKCSALKYLDMAYNRINGSIPIELADLNSLSVMRLGDNLLGGTIPTELGSIEWLAVLDLHNLTLFGEIPYEISNCKLLLQLDLSGNLLVGEIPQNLYNLSNLVYLDLHHNQLNGSIPSTIGNLSNLHFLDLSQNLLSGSIPVALGDLQNLTHFNVSYNLLSGAIPSIESIKKFGPSAFFHNSGLCGDPLEVSCSASGTTPAKGKPKLSVSAIVAIVAASIILTGVCLITIINMKARRRRRREDETFVVESTPLASTDSNVIIGKLVLFSKTLPSKYEDWEAGTKALLDKESLIGGGTIGSVYRTSFEGGVSIAVKKLETLGRIRNQDEFEHEVGRLGTLQHPNLVALQGYYWSSSMQLILSEFVPNGNLYDNLHGLSYPGTSTGAGNPELNWPRRFQIAVGTARALTYLHHDCKPPVLHLNVKSTNILLDTNYEAKLTDYGLSRFLPLLDNYGLTKFHNAVGYVAPELAQSLRLSDKCDVYSFGVILLELVTGRKPVESPVANEVVVLCEYVRGLIERGAASDCFDRSLRGFAENELIQVMKLGLICTSEISSRRPSMAEVVQVLESIRNGLGS; this is encoded by the exons ATGAGAAAATTAGGTACATTTGTTCATTGTGTTGTTCTTGTTTGGTGTTTGTGTTTGCTTGAATTGGAATTGGTATCTCCCATCACTGAAAAGGAGATCCTTCTTCAATTCAAGGGTAACATTTCTAGTGACCCTTTTAATAGTTTAGCTTCTTGGGATCCTAATGGAACACCTTGCTCAGACTTTAGTGGTGTTTTCTGCAATTCTGTTGGAAATGTGGTGAAGATTGTGTTGTGGAATACTAGTCTTGGTGGGGTTCTCTCCCCTGCCTTAGCAGAACTTAAGTCTTTGCGCATCCTTACCTTGTTTGGGAACCAATTTACTGGCAATATTCCTGCAGAGTATGGGGGGATTGATTCATTGTGGAAGATTAACTTCAGCTCTAATGCCTTTTCTGGTTCAATTCCTGAATTTCTTGGGGATTTACCTAATATAAGGTTCCTTGATTTGTCAAGAAATGTGTATAGTGGTGAAATTCCTGTGTCTTTGTTTATGAATTGTAACAAAACAAGGTtcatttccttgtcccataacAATCTTTCAGGTCCAATTCCAGCATCAATTGGAAACTGTCAGAGTCTTGAAGgaatagacttgtcttttaatGGTCTAAGTGGAAGTTTACCTTCGCAAATTTGTGACATTCCAGGATTAGTGTACTTGTCTGTGAGGAGCAATGCACTATCAGGACTTGTTCAAGAACAGGTTTCTCCATGTCAAAGGTTGGAGCTTTTGGATCTTGGTAGCAATGACTTCTCTGGTTTGGCTCCTTTTGGGGTTCTTGAGCTGGTGAATCTTACATATTTCAATGTTTCAAGTAATGGTTTTGAAGGGGAGATTGTTAACTCTGGGACTTGTAGTCAGCGACTGGAAGTGTTGGATGTTTCaaggaatattttttttggtgaaattcCCTTGAGCATCTCGAAATGCAGTGCGTTGAAGTACTTGGACATGGCATATAACAGAATTAATGGAAGTATCCCTATTGAGCTTGCAGATTTGAATAGCCTTTCCGTTATGCGATTGGGTGATAATTTGTTAGGTGGGACAATCCCAACGGAGCTTGGTAGTATCGAATGGCTTGCAGTTTTGGACCTCCATAATCTCACCCTATTTGGTGAAATCCCATATGAGATAAGCAACTGCAAGCTTCTTCTTCAACT GGATCTATCTGGGAATCTTTTAGTAGGAGAAATACCACAAAACCTGTACAACTTGTCAAACCTTGTATATCTTGACTTACATCATAACCAACTGAATGGAAGTATTCCATCAACCATTGGAAATTTGTCTAACTTGCACTTTTTGGATTtatcacaaaatctgctatcTGGGTCAATCCCTGTTGCTCTTGGggatttgcaaaatttaactcattttaatGTATCTTACAACCTTTTATCTGGTGCTATTCCCTCAATTGAGAGCATCAAGAAGTTTGGACCCTCTGCCTTTTTTCATAATAGTGGTCTTTGTGGTGATCCTTTAGAAGTTTCATGCTCTGCCAGTGGCACTACTCCTGCAAAAGGGAAACCAAAATTGAGTGTCTCAGCAATTGTTGCTATTGTCGCTGCTTCAATAATCCTTACAGGCGTTTGTCTGATAACCATCATCAATATGAAGGCTCGACGGAGAAGGAGGAGAGAAGATGAAACATTCGTTGTAGAGAGCACGCCACTGGCTTCAACAGATTCAAATGTCATTATAGGAAAGTTGGTTCTTTTCAGCAAGACTTTGCCTTCAAAATATGAGGACTGGGAGGCTGGCACAAAAGCCTTGCTAGACAAGGAGTCTTTGATTGGTGGGGGGACAATTGGATCAGTTTACAGAACTTCCTTTGAAGGTGGTGTATCAATTGCAGTGAAAAAGCTCGAGACATTGGGGAGAATCAGAAATCAAGATGAATTTGAGCATGAAGTTGGCCGGTTAGGGACCCTTCAGCACCCCAATCTTGTTGCTTTACAAGGGTACTACTGGTCCTCTAGCATGCAGTTAATATTGTCGGAGTTTGTTCCGAATGGAAACCTATACGACAATTTACATGGACTTAGTTATCCTGGAACCAGCACTGGTGCTGGTAACCCAGAATTGAATTGGCCAAGAAGGTTTCAGATAGCAGTTGGAACAGCTCGAGCACTCACATATCTTCACCATGATTGCAAACCTCCAGTCCTTCATCTTAATGTCAAGTCCACTAATATACTCCTGGATACAAACTATGAAGCCAAATTGACTGATTATGGCCTGAGTAGGTTCCTTCCCCTGCTGGATAACTATGGACTAACCAAGTTTCACAATGCAGTTGGTTATGTTGCACCAGAGTTGGCGCAAAGTCTGAGACTAAGTGATAAATGTGACGTTTACAGTTTTGGGGTGATTCTGCTGGAGTTGGTCACTGGGAGGAAACCAGTAGAGAGCCCAGTAGCAAATGAAGTGGTGGTCTTGTGTGAATATGTTAGAGGATTGATAGAAAGGGGTGCTGCTTCAGACTGTTTCGATAGAAGTTTGAGGGGCTTTGCAGAAAATGAGCTGATTCAGGTAATGAAGTTAGGCTTGATTTGTACTTCTGAAATATCCTCAAGGAGACCTAGCATGGCTGAGGTAGTGCAGGTTCTTGAGTCCATCAGGAATGGCTTGGGATCATAG